From one Melioribacteraceae bacterium genomic stretch:
- a CDS encoding carboxymuconolactone decarboxylase family protein, which translates to MKTTITEFKAYRSEMNDKILNSGFSDFKKFFALDNKAYINGALPSKMKELMGLVASMVLRCNDCILYHIDRAIEEGANRQELMEAFNIALIVGGSIVIPHLRFAMEQMDELLPDSKNETNK; encoded by the coding sequence ATGAAAACTACTATTACCGAATTCAAAGCTTATCGTTCTGAAATGAACGATAAAATTCTTAACTCCGGTTTTTCGGATTTTAAAAAGTTTTTTGCACTAGATAATAAAGCATATATTAATGGTGCGCTTCCTTCCAAAATGAAAGAATTGATGGGACTTGTCGCATCAATGGTTTTGAGATGCAATGATTGTATTCTCTATCATATTGATAGAGCGATTGAGGAAGGAGCAAACAGACAAGAACTTATGGAAGCATTTAACATTGCGTTGATTGTCGGAGGATCAATTGTTATTCCTCACCTACGTTTTGCGATGGAACAAATGGACGAACTTTTACCTGATTCAAAAAATGAAACAAATAAATAG
- the uvrA gene encoding excinuclease ABC subunit UvrA, with product MDFTNKIIIKGAREHNLKNIDLEIPRDSLVVITGLSGSGKSSLAFDTIYAEGQRRYIESLSAYARQFLDLLEKPDVDLIEGLSPSISIEQKSTSGNPRSTVGTVTEIYDYLRLLYARVGKPHCYNCGRPVEKQSSDQIIDSIQETFLNKKIQIFAPVVRGRKGHYRELFEEMLRDGFVKVRVDGEIIELKSGYKVDRYKMHNIEILIDRFKVTDKSRFRVSESADVGLNYGNGNIFVSEEGSSEDKVYSRNLACHHCNISYQELAPNSFSFNSPYGSCPDCEGLGEKKELDINLIIPNWSKSINGGALEPLGKPRNIWFFNQLEGVAEKFSFDFDTPLKKLTDEQREVLLNGSKEKISFQYKFGSGKSVTYMHKFSGVLNYVKHYFDNTSSNKIRDWAEAFMNTNTCSTCNGGRLKKESLSVKVGGKNISEVTKLSIERCDQFFAQLKLNERDQLIGSQILKEITERLSFLLNVGLEYLSLDRSARTLSGGESQRIRLATQIGSQLAGVLYVLDEPSIGLHQSDNIKLIDSLKNLRDLGNTVIVVEHDRETIESADYLIDLGPRAGIHGGEVCLSGVSETFLKSKNGYSSITLDYLKNKTQIEIPEKRREGNGNFIKIEGASGNNLKNVDLKIPLSTFTSVTGVSGSGKSSIINETLVKILMKKYYKSKVVPLPYKDVSGLENIDKVIEIDQSPIGRTPRSNPATYTGLFTFIRDLYTQLPEAKVRGYKPGRFSFNVKGGRCEDCQGDGVKKIEMNFLPDVYVLCETCRGKRYNSETLEILYKTKSISDVLNMTVEEAIDFFEDHPRIKRKIKALNDVGLGYIKIGQQATTLSGGEAQRVKLATELSKVSTGKTLYILDEPTTGLHFDDVNILLKVLQKLVDKGNTVVVVEHNLDVIKVADYVIDLGPGGGEHGGKIIAEGTPEQIAENKKSLTGKFLKKELNRIKG from the coding sequence ATGGACTTCACAAATAAAATTATTATAAAAGGCGCCCGGGAACACAACTTAAAGAATATCGATCTTGAAATTCCTCGTGATTCTCTAGTTGTGATAACCGGTTTATCCGGTTCCGGTAAATCATCCTTAGCATTCGACACAATTTATGCCGAAGGTCAGAGAAGATATATTGAATCTCTCTCTGCGTACGCTCGTCAATTTTTAGATCTTCTCGAAAAGCCTGATGTTGATTTAATTGAAGGATTAAGTCCCTCAATTTCTATTGAACAAAAATCGACATCCGGAAATCCTCGTTCGACTGTTGGAACCGTTACGGAAATTTATGATTACCTTAGATTGCTATATGCACGAGTTGGTAAACCACATTGTTATAATTGTGGTCGCCCTGTCGAAAAACAATCTTCAGATCAAATCATAGATTCAATTCAAGAAACATTTTTAAATAAGAAAATTCAGATTTTCGCTCCTGTTGTTCGGGGAAGAAAAGGTCACTATCGTGAATTGTTTGAGGAAATGTTACGCGATGGTTTCGTTAAAGTAAGAGTTGACGGTGAAATCATCGAATTAAAAAGTGGTTACAAAGTTGACCGCTACAAGATGCACAATATCGAAATATTAATCGATCGTTTTAAGGTAACGGATAAATCAAGATTTAGAGTTAGTGAATCCGCTGATGTTGGTTTGAATTATGGGAACGGAAATATTTTTGTATCCGAAGAGGGTTCATCTGAAGATAAAGTTTATAGCAGAAATTTAGCATGCCATCATTGTAATATAAGTTATCAAGAATTAGCGCCAAACTCATTTTCATTTAACTCGCCTTACGGAAGTTGTCCGGACTGCGAAGGACTCGGTGAGAAGAAAGAATTGGATATAAATTTAATTATTCCAAATTGGTCAAAGAGTATAAATGGTGGCGCACTAGAACCTTTAGGTAAACCACGAAACATTTGGTTTTTTAATCAGCTTGAAGGTGTCGCCGAGAAATTTAGTTTTGATTTTGATACGCCGCTTAAGAAATTGACCGATGAACAACGCGAAGTTTTACTAAACGGCAGTAAAGAAAAAATTTCGTTTCAGTATAAATTTGGCAGTGGTAAATCAGTCACTTATATGCATAAGTTCTCGGGTGTTCTAAATTATGTCAAACACTATTTTGACAACACTTCATCGAATAAAATCCGCGATTGGGCAGAAGCATTTATGAACACAAATACTTGTTCAACTTGCAATGGTGGAAGACTAAAAAAGGAATCGCTTTCCGTTAAAGTTGGCGGTAAAAATATAAGTGAAGTAACAAAATTATCAATCGAGAGATGCGATCAATTCTTTGCTCAATTAAAATTAAATGAAAGAGATCAACTAATTGGATCGCAGATTTTAAAAGAAATTACAGAAAGATTATCGTTTCTTCTAAATGTTGGATTAGAATATTTATCACTCGATAGAAGTGCTCGTACACTTTCCGGTGGTGAATCTCAAAGAATTAGACTTGCAACACAAATTGGATCACAACTTGCCGGTGTGCTTTATGTTTTGGATGAACCAAGTATCGGTTTGCATCAAAGTGATAATATAAAACTAATTGATTCGCTTAAGAACTTGCGAGATCTTGGCAATACTGTAATAGTAGTCGAACACGATCGTGAAACAATTGAAAGTGCGGATTATTTAATTGATCTGGGTCCACGTGCCGGAATTCATGGAGGAGAAGTTTGTTTGTCAGGAGTTTCAGAGACATTTCTAAAATCCAAAAACGGTTATTCATCAATCACTTTAGATTATTTAAAAAATAAAACACAGATTGAAATTCCGGAAAAGCGGAGAGAAGGAAACGGTAACTTCATAAAAATTGAAGGTGCATCCGGTAACAATCTAAAAAATGTCGATCTCAAAATTCCACTTTCAACTTTTACGAGTGTAACCGGTGTAAGTGGTTCCGGCAAATCAAGTATAATTAATGAAACTCTCGTAAAAATTTTGATGAAAAAATATTACAAGTCAAAAGTTGTTCCGCTTCCATATAAAGATGTATCCGGATTAGAAAATATTGATAAAGTAATTGAAATAGATCAGTCGCCAATTGGTAGAACTCCACGATCAAATCCGGCTACATATACCGGCTTATTTACTTTTATTCGTGATCTTTATACTCAACTTCCCGAAGCAAAAGTAAGAGGTTATAAACCAGGCAGATTCAGCTTTAATGTAAAAGGCGGAAGATGTGAAGATTGTCAAGGCGATGGAGTGAAGAAGATCGAAATGAATTTTCTGCCGGATGTATATGTACTATGTGAAACTTGTCGAGGAAAACGATACAACAGTGAAACATTAGAAATACTTTACAAAACTAAATCCATATCTGATGTTCTCAATATGACCGTAGAAGAAGCAATTGATTTCTTTGAAGATCATCCGCGTATTAAAAGAAAAATTAAAGCGCTGAATGATGTCGGACTCGGTTATATTAAAATTGGTCAGCAGGCAACTACACTTTCCGGCGGTGAGGCACAACGAGTTAAATTAGCAACTGAATTAAGTAAAGTCAGCACGGGTAAAACACTTTATATTCTTGATGAACCAACAACGGGATTGCATTTTGATGACGTAAATATTTTATTAAAGGTACTGCAAAAATTGGTTGATAAAGGAAACACTGTTGTTGTCGTCGAGCACAATCTTGATGTAATAAAAGTTGCAGATTATGTGATTGATTTAGGACCGGGTGGGGGCGAACATGGCGGTAAAATTATTGCCGAAGGCACACCCGAACAAATTGCCGAAAATAAAAAAAGTTTAACGGGCAAGTTTCTCAAAAAAGAATTAAATAGAATAAAAGGATAA